A window from Rana temporaria chromosome 8, aRanTem1.1, whole genome shotgun sequence encodes these proteins:
- the LOC120909893 gene encoding gastrula zinc finger protein XlCGF26.1-like isoform X3: protein MENQPSSTSRDGSSNRNPPERCPRPLYSRDSTQEDQEIPQEDQSEDLIVKVEVKEEEEPYVWDDDPCKEEKDPPEINTDPGDTQRDLKAEEEEHMKIEEDDNPPEICTDPEDTPRDVKAKVEDEGNVRIKEEAVPIEISTDGRLMKCNMRKSPVILKNTKTDRDITSEFLKENPIALNFHPTPHGADLSSGPSTQGECISDLSQTTPQTVGRPRKTSTCSSSSRKVLTEHQSRMKPFSCSECGKSYNSKASLIRHQRADTGEKSHTCSECGKSFCLRTILIKHQKTHSGEKPFSCPECGRCFRQKSAAVMHQRTHTGVKPFSCSECGKCFATKRALIKHQPVHTGEKPFTCPECGKCFPHKMSLTIHQRCHTGEKPFPCTECGRCFATTQNRSAHQRTHTGVKPYSCSDCGNSFSWKRSLLRHRCVHTGE from the exons ATGGAAAACCAACCGTCTTCCACATCAcggg atggatccagtaacagaaatcccccagagagatgtccccgtcctctgtattcccgggactccacacaggaagatcaggaGATCCCTCAGGAGGATCAG agTGAAGATTTaatagttaaagtggaagttaaagaagaagaagagccgTATGTTTGGGATGATGATCCCTGTAAGGAGGAAAAAGATCCTCCAGAGATCAACACAG ACCCCGGAGACACTCAGAGAGATCTAAAAGCTGAAGAAGAGGAGCATATGAAAATTGAAGAGGATGATAATCCTCCAGAGATCTGCACAG ACCCCGAAGACACTCCGAGAGACGTCAAAGCGAAGGTGGAGGACGAAGGAAATGtgaggattaaagaggaagcagttcctatagagatcagcacag ATGGACGGTTGATGAAGTGTAACATGAGAAAGAGTCCCGTTATCTTAAAAAATACTAAAACAGACCGTGACATCACATCagaatttttaaaagaaaacccCATTGCCCTTAATTTCCATCCAACCCCTCACGGTGCAGATCTGTCATCTGGTCCTTCGACTCAAGGCGAGTGCATTTCGGATCTCTCCCAGACAACCCCTCAGACGGTTGGTAGACCGCGGAAAACATCCActtgttcctcctcctccagaaaAGTTCTTACTGAACATCAAAGCAGAATGAAACCATTTTCATGCTCCGAATGTGGGAAAAGTTATAATTCTAAAGCATCTCTTATAAGACACCAAAGAGCCGACACGGGGGAGAAGTCGCATACATGTTCGGAATGTGGGAAATCGTTTTGCCTGAGGACCATTCTTATTAAACATCAGAAAACGCACTCTGGGGAAAAGCCGTTTTCATGTCCCGAATGCGGGAGATGCTTCCGACAGAAATCGGCGGCAGTAATGCACCAGAGAACTCACACCGGAGTGAAGCCGTTCTCGTGTTCTGAATGCGGAAAGTGTTTCGCCACCAAACGAGCCTTGATCAAACACCAACCTgtgcacacgggggaaaagccgtttACATGTCCCGAATGCGGAAAATGTTTCCCCCACAAAATGAGCCTTACTATTCACCAGAGatgtcacacgggggaaaagccgtttCCCTGCACCGAGTGCGGGAGATGTTTTGCCACCACGCAAAATCGCAGCGCGCACCAGAGGACTCACACGGGAGTGAAGCCATATTCATGTTCTGATTGTGGAAATTCCTTTTCCTGGAAAAGATCCTTACTCAGGCATCGATGTGTACACACAGGAGAGTAG
- the LOC120909893 gene encoding gastrula zinc finger protein XlCGF26.1-like isoform X1, whose translation MENQPSSTSRDGSSNRNPPERCPRPLYSRDSTQEDQEIPQEDQVDGEGLIVVKVEVKEEDEEEYDWGDEPCREEESPPEISTDPGTTRATRRGAKAEEEKEGCVRIKEEEIPIEISTDGQPIEEVIVISKYGKTEDDTSSDSTEESPTTPDRHTGPRRVKRTSKSTKRKGRVSVSSPPTAHKTADREGEKFSCSECGKCFIQKAHLASHQRSHVAKEAHSCSECGQCFSSKRVLIEHQKTHDGMKPLSCSECGKGFTRKYSLMTHKRVHTGEKPYSCSQCGKCFSLLTTLIRHERTHSGEKPFSCPDCGKCFRQKSDAVIHQRIHSGVKPFSCSECGKCFACKGALMSHQRAHRGEGPYSCAECGKCFSISTHLRYHVQTHIDEKQFPASESGTSNPERKNRILQQGIRPFSCPECGKSFPHQGRLTKHRRCHTGEKPFSCRECSKSFSQKSDLIRHQRCHTGEKPFACTVCGRCFSTTQNLTSHLRTHTGEKPYSCAECGISFTWKRSLIRHQRVHAGEQSFSS comes from the exons ATGGAAAACCAACCGTCTTCCACATCAcggg atggatccagtaacagaaatcccccagagagatgtccccgtcctctgtattcccgggactccacacaggaagatcaggaGATCCCTCAGGAGGATCAGGTCGAT GGTGAAGGCTTGATTGTTGTTAAAGTTGAAGTAaaagaagaagacgaagaagaatATGATTGGGGTGATGAGCCGTGCAGAGAGGAAGAATCTCctccagagatcagcacag ACCCCGGAACCACTAGAGCCACCCGAAGAGGTGCCAAAgcggaggaggagaaagaaggaTGTGTGAGGATTAAAGAGGAGGAAATTCCtatagagatcagcacag ATGGACAACCCATAGAAGAGGTTATTGTTATCTCAAAGTATGGTAAAACAGAAGACGACACCTCATCCGATTCTACAGAAGAAAGCCCCACCACTCCAGATCGCCACACAGGCCCTCGGAGAGTAAAGCGAACATCGAAATCCACTAAACGAAAGGGACGCGTTTCTGTTTCATCGCCCCCCACCGCCCATAAAACAGCCGATAGAGAGGGGGAAAAATTCTCTTGTtccgagtgtgggaaatgttttattcAGAAAGCTCATCTTGCTTCACACCAGAGGTCTCACGTAGCAAAGGAAGCCCACTCTTGTTCCGAGTGTGGTCAGTGTTTTTCTTCTAAAAGGGTTCTCATTGAACATCAGAAAACGCACGACGGAATGAAGCCGCTTTCGTGTTCCGAATGCGGCAAAGGTTTTACGCGAAAATATTCTCTCATGACGCACAAAagggttcacacaggagagaagccatattcaTGTTCACAGTGTGGCAAATGTTTTTCCCTGTTGACCACTCTCATCAGACACGAGCGAACGCACTCCGGAGAGAAGCCATTCTCGTGTCCCGATTGCGGAAAATGCTTTAGACAGAAATCGGACGCAGTaatacaccagagaattcactcgGGAGTAAAACCGTTTTCATGTTCTGAATGCGGAAAATGTTTTGCCTGTAAAGGAGCTCTGATGTCGCATCAACGTGCGCACAGGGGAGAGGGGCCCTATTCATGCGCcgaatgcgggaaatgtttttccatCAGCACTCACCTTCGCTATCACGTGCAGACTCACATTGACGAAAAGCAATTTCCTGCTTCTGAAAGTGGGACGTCCAACCCGGAGAGAAAGAATCGGATTTTACAACAAGGGATAAGGCCGTTTTCTTGCCCCGAATGTGGCAAAAGTTTTCCGCACCAAGGCCGTCTTACTAAACACCGGAGAtgtcacacaggggaaaagccgttttcctgccgggaaTGCAGTAAATCTTTTTCTCAAAAAAGCGATCTCATTAGACACCAGAGAtgccacactggagagaagccgttTGCCTGCACTGTATGCGGAAGATGTTTTTCTACCACACAAAATCTGACTTCTCACCTGAGAACTCACACCGGAGAGAAGCCATATTCATGCGCGGAATGTGGGATTTCTTTTACCTGGAAAAGATCCTTGATCAGGCATCAACGTGTACATGCGGGAGAGCAGTCGTTTTCCAGTTAG
- the LOC120909893 gene encoding gastrula zinc finger protein XlCGF26.1-like isoform X2: MEKRPPLTSPDGSSNRNPPERRPRPLYSRDSTQEHHTFPQDDQSEDLIVKVEVKEEEEPYVWDDDPCKEEKDPPEINTDPGDTQRDLKAEEEEHMKIEEDDNPPEICTDPEDTPRDVKAKVEDEGNVRIKEEAVPIEISTDGRLMKCNMRKSPVILKNTKTDRDITSEFLKENPIALNFHPTPHGADLSSGPSTQGECISDLSQTTPQTVGRPRKTSTCSSSSRKVLTEHQSRMKPFSCSECGKSYNSKASLIRHQRADTGEKSHTCSECGKSFCLRTILIKHQKTHSGEKPFSCPECGRCFRQKSAAVMHQRTHTGVKPFSCSECGKCFATKRALIKHQPVHTGEKPFTCPECGKCFPHKMSLTIHQRCHTGEKPFPCTECGRCFATTQNRSAHQRTHTGVKPYSCSDCGNSFSWKRSLLRHRCVHTGE; the protein is encoded by the exons ATGGAGAAgcggccgcccctcacatcaccgg atggatccagtaacagGAATCCCCCAGAGAgacgtccccgtcctctgtattcccgggactccaCACAGGAACATCACACCTTCCCCCAGGACGATCAG agTGAAGATTTaatagttaaagtggaagttaaagaagaagaagagccgTATGTTTGGGATGATGATCCCTGTAAGGAGGAAAAAGATCCTCCAGAGATCAACACAG ACCCCGGAGACACTCAGAGAGATCTAAAAGCTGAAGAAGAGGAGCATATGAAAATTGAAGAGGATGATAATCCTCCAGAGATCTGCACAG ACCCCGAAGACACTCCGAGAGACGTCAAAGCGAAGGTGGAGGACGAAGGAAATGtgaggattaaagaggaagcagttcctatagagatcagcacag ATGGACGGTTGATGAAGTGTAACATGAGAAAGAGTCCCGTTATCTTAAAAAATACTAAAACAGACCGTGACATCACATCagaatttttaaaagaaaacccCATTGCCCTTAATTTCCATCCAACCCCTCACGGTGCAGATCTGTCATCTGGTCCTTCGACTCAAGGCGAGTGCATTTCGGATCTCTCCCAGACAACCCCTCAGACGGTTGGTAGACCGCGGAAAACATCCActtgttcctcctcctccagaaaAGTTCTTACTGAACATCAAAGCAGAATGAAACCATTTTCATGCTCCGAATGTGGGAAAAGTTATAATTCTAAAGCATCTCTTATAAGACACCAAAGAGCCGACACGGGGGAGAAGTCGCATACATGTTCGGAATGTGGGAAATCGTTTTGCCTGAGGACCATTCTTATTAAACATCAGAAAACGCACTCTGGGGAAAAGCCGTTTTCATGTCCCGAATGCGGGAGATGCTTCCGACAGAAATCGGCGGCAGTAATGCACCAGAGAACTCACACCGGAGTGAAGCCGTTCTCGTGTTCTGAATGCGGAAAGTGTTTCGCCACCAAACGAGCCTTGATCAAACACCAACCTgtgcacacgggggaaaagccgtttACATGTCCCGAATGCGGAAAATGTTTCCCCCACAAAATGAGCCTTACTATTCACCAGAGatgtcacacgggggaaaagccgtttCCCTGCACCGAGTGCGGGAGATGTTTTGCCACCACGCAAAATCGCAGCGCGCACCAGAGGACTCACACGGGAGTGAAGCCATATTCATGTTCTGATTGTGGAAATTCCTTTTCCTGGAAAAGATCCTTACTCAGGCATCGATGTGTACACACAGGAGAGTAG